Part of the Brevibacillus brevis genome is shown below.
CACCGAACGCCGCATCCGTGCTCACGGGGGCAGTCATCACGCAGCCGTACATGCCGTGATGGCCCCTCGGTTCGTACATGAGCACACGCCGGATGTCATCCAGCTCCTCGCGAAAGTACTTTCGTTTCTCGAGAATCGTCTCACCCTTCAGCGGAGGGATGCCGCCTGTAATGATGCGCAGCGGCTCTCCTCCGGTGTGCGAGTCGATGGTTGTAAACAGCTGGTTGATCTTCATGCCATTCTCCCCCTCCCTTCTATCTCTTGGCTACCAGGCATACTTGATCGCGCACGTCTTGACCTCGCTGTAAAACTCCAAAGCGGCCTGTCCCTGCTCGCGGGTATGGGAGCTGGACTGCTTCATACCGCCGAACGGAGCCTGGTATTCCACACCCGCCGTCTCCTGGTTGACCCGGACCATGCCCGCCTGCGCCCTCTCCAAAAAGAGATGGGCCTTTGCCAGATCCCGCGTGAACAGCGAGGCGCTCAGACCGTACACCGTCTGATTGCACAGCTCGACGGCCTCTGTGAAATCATCGGCAGGAAGCATGACGGCCAGCGGACCAAACACTTCCTGTTGCACCAGCGGATGAGACGCTTCCACTCCCTCGACGATCGTCGGGCGGATGAAATACCCTTGCTCCGCTATGTCTGTCGCAGGGCTTTGGGCGACGAGCCTAGCCTCTTCGTTTGCCACCCCCATGTACTTGTTCACTTTTTCATACTGCTCCACCGATGCGACCGGCCCCAGGTAAGCCGCGGGATCGAGGGCATCCCCCGCCAGGCACGAGGAGATGGCTTGTTGGAGCCTCTCCGCCAGCTTCTCGTAGATCGCCTTTTCTGCGATGATCCGGCTGGTCGCCGTACACTTTTGCCCAGCGGATTTGAACGCCCCGCTGAGAAGGATCGGCACGGTCTTGTCGAGGTCGGCATCGGCCAGGACGACCGCGGCGTTTTTCCCGCCCATCTCCGTCTGGTATTTGATGTTTCGTCCGGCGCAAGCGATGGCGACCTGCCTTCCCGTAGCGGACGAGCCCGTAAAGCTGACGGCATCGACGGCGGCTTCCTCCGTGAGCGCCGCACCGACTTCTTTGCCTCGCCCGATCACGAGGTTTAGCACGCCAGCGGGGAGCCTGGTTTCGGCAAACAGCTCTGCGAGCCGCGTCGCGGTCAAGGAGCTATTCTCTGCGGGCTTCCAGATCACGCTGTTGCCGAGAATCAGGGCAGGGGCGATTTTCCAGATCGGAATCGCCACCGGAAAATTCCAAGGCGTAATCACCGCCACGACACCGAGCGGCACGCGCCGGGTGAATTGCAGGACATTGGTGTCAGCGGAGGGAATGACGTTTCCGTTCGCCCGCATGCCCTCTCCCGCGTAGTAGCGCAGCAGGCTCACTCCTCGCGCCACTTCCCCGCGCATTTCGCCGATCTGCTTGCCCATCTCCCGGCTCGCCAGCCGTGCCAGCTCATCTGCGTGGGATTCGAGTGCAGCGGCCATTTGGTACAAAATCTCCCCGCGTGCGGCGCCAGTCATCTGAGCCCACTGTTTCTGCGCATCGCGAGCCGCTTGTTCGGCCGCCAATACGTGGGAGCGGTCGGAAAAATGCACGATCCCGATCTCTTCCGCCGTACGGGATGGGTTTTGCACCGTCATTTCGCTGCCGGACGGCGTGATCCATTCGCCGCCGATCCAGTTTTTGCTTTGCATCGCTGCCCGTCCTCCTTATTTTCCGGCGGCTGTACCAACCGCGTTGTCAAACGCCTTTTTTATCCCGGCATAGTAGTCTTGCGGCAGCGGGAGGCGCGGCGGACGGGTCGGACCTACGGGGAAGCCTGCCAGCTCCATCATGTATTTGATGGACTGTACCAGCTGTGGACTCGCATCGTAGTGGAACAGCGGCAAAAGGCGGCGATAGAGCGCTTGCGCCTCTTCCAGCTTTCCGGCCCGGGCCAGCCGGAAGATTTCCACGCCTTCTTTCGGCAACGCGTTCGGTACACCCGCAATCCAACCGGTAGCGCCGATCAGCGCGCCTTCCATGACCAGATCGTCCACGCCAACCATGACTTCCAGATCCGTTTGGGCCAAAATATCCTGCATGCGGCGGACATCGCCGGAGAACTCCTTGACAGCGACGACGTTTTCCAGCTTGGCCAGCTCGGCCAGGATGTCCGGAGTCAGGTCGATTTTGTAGTCGTGCGGGTTGTTGTAGGCGATAATCGGCAGCCCTACCGTATTCAGCGCTTCGTAGTGGGCGAATACCTCAGGCAAGAGCGGCTTGTAGTTGATCGGCGGCAAAGCCATCACCCCAGCCGCCCCCGCGTCTTTGGAAAACTGCACCCATTCCACTGCCTGGCGCGTAGACGGAGCGGCAGAGCCGACGACGACCGGGACGCGCCCTTTTGCTGCGGTGATGACCGTCTGAATCACCTTGGCCCGCTCCTCCGCCGTCATCGTCGCGTATTCCCCGAGGGAGCCGGACGGCACGAGACCGTCTACGCCCTCCTGAATGAGCCATTCGCACAGCTCGGTGAGACGCTTGTAATCGACCTCGTAGTCGTTCGTAAACGGAGTGACAATCGCCACATAAACACCTGCAAACTTCGTCATTGTGCATGCTCCTCTCCAAATCGGATGGTTTTAATGGTCGGTCGACGGCGGGATCAGCAGGAAGCCTGCTGCCAGCTCATCGTCCGGATGGTAAAAGATCGTATGCTTGCCCATCAGCCAGGCACTGCCCGCGATTTCGGTCACGACCGCAGGCAGTCCGCCCTCCTCGGTCGCCTCCAGCACCTTTCCCGTGAACAAGGAGCCAACGATGCTCTCATGCACGAAAGGCTCGCCGATGCCGATTTCCCCTTTGGCGTACAGCGTCGCCAGCTTTGCCGACGTGCCCGTGCCGCAGGGCGAGCGGTCGATGCACCGGGCGGGACGACGACCGTGTTTTTCACGTCGGCATCCGGGTGGCTGGGCGCGGTAAAAAACTCCACATGCGTGAGCCCTCGTATGAAGTCTTTCTGCGGATGTACGACCTCGATGGCTTGATTGACCGCCTTGCGGATGCGAACGGCGGTGTCGACAATGGCGGACGCTTTCGAGGGAAGCAGCTCCAGACCGAGCTTTCCCGCGTCCGTGATCGCGTAAAAATTGCCTCCGTAAGCGATGTCGCACGTGACGGCGCCCAATCCCTCGACTTGGACCGTCACATCTTGCCGGTACAAAAACGCGGGAATATTGCGAAAGGAAACCTGTTGTGCCCGACCGGACTCGACGCGAATCTCCACTTCCACCAGCCCGGCCGGCGTATCCAGCTTGAGCTTGGTGACCGGCTCCGAAACGGGGATCATCCCGGTCTCGACAAGCGTAGTGCAAAGCCCGATCGTATCGTGCCCGCACATCGGCAGGTAGCCGCCCGTCTCGATGTAGATGACCCCTACGTCCGCTTCGGGATGGCACGGCTCGACCAGCAAGGCCCCTGACATCACGTCGTGTCCCCGCGGCTCATACATGAGCAAGGTGCGAATCCAGTCGTACTCTTCTTTCATGTGCAGCATTTTTTCCGCCATCGTCTTGCCCTCGAGCTTCGGCAGTCCGCTAATGACGGTCCGCGTCGGATTTCCGCCGGTATGCGTATCCACCGTGCTAAAGACCCGGCTCGCTTTCATCGATGCAACACCCCTTTCTGAGTAAACCTGTCGTGGCGGAGCGGCTCGGTCGGGATGATGGTGTCGCTTTTCCCGTGCAGCATTTCCGACACGAGCTTGCCTGTGACCGCTGCGAGGCTGATGCCGTCTCCCTCATGCCCGGCCGCGATGAAGTAGCCGGGGACTTCCTCCACGCGGGAGACGATCGGCAAGTGATCCTCCGTCCATGGCCGCAGCCCGCAGTACGTCCGGATCACCGCAAAATCGGCAATCTTCGGGTAGTAGCGCAGAGCTCGTCTGGCCATGCAGCGCACGACATTAAGGTCGACTTTGGTATCGAATCCGACGAACTGACGGCTGGATCCGATCAGGAAGTTTTGGCTTTCCGTCGGTTCGAACACCAGCGCCACACCGTATTTCTCCGTTTCTTCGTCCACCTGGCGCTGACCGCCGAACTTGGAAATGAGATAGCCAAACTCCATGACCTTGCGCAGCCCGACAGGCTTCTGCCGGGATGCGACGATCAAGTGGCCCTTGCGTGGATGAATGGGAATATCGACGCCGACCATTTGCCCTACCAGCGGGGCCCATACACCAGCCGCATTGACGACTTGCTTCGCGGTGAAGCTGCCCGAGTCCGTCTCCAGATGAAACGTACCAGTCGCCTGATCTCGCCTCACTGTCTTGACCTCTGTACGCTGCCTGATCCGTGCGCCATGCTTTTTGGCCCCTTCGAACAGGGCGAAGGTGAGCAGGTACGGGTTGACGGTCGAGTCCGTCGCGCATTCGAGCCCGCCAAGCAGATCGTCCGCAAAATAAGGGGACTCCTGCCGGATGTCGGCGCGGTCCAGCATGCGAAACGGCAGCCCCGCTTCCTTTTGCCGCCTCACCCACTCCTCGGCCGCTTCCATCTCCGCCTCTGTCTCACAGACGAGTATGCTCCCCGGTGCCCGGTACTCGAACGAATGCTCGAGCTCACGGCTCAGCTCCTCCACCAGCATTTGGCTTTTCAGCGACATCTGGCTGTCGAAGCCGGGGTCCTTGTCGATCGCCAGGATGTTGCCGTCGCAGCGGGAGGATGTCCCCGCAGCCAGCTCTCCTTTCTCCAGCACCACGACGTCAAGGCCGGACTTGGCTGCGTAATAGGCGATCGCTCCTCCGATAATGCCGCCTCCGATTACGGCGATCTCGGCATGGGATTGCGTAGGTACCGTCATGGCTGATTCTCCTCGAAAATGATTATGGACCTTCCACTTTTCGTAATTGCAAAGCGCATGCCAACCGGATTTTGCTGATTTCCCTCCTCCTTTGTCTAAATTCTTTTACAATTCAATCGCGCTATGTATAATAAGCAAGAAAGTGTTGATGATTTTATACACTCCGAAAAGGGTGAGCAGGTTGAAGCATCAATTGCCTGATATCGCGAAAATCATGCAGTCAAACTTTTGCGTCTGCCAATTGGATGAGTTGGCGTTCGTGGATGCGAAGGACAATCTGTTTGTTTTTGTACAGGCGGACAGCCGCTGGCACGCCGCCCCCGCAGCCCGTCTGACGGCAGAGAACCGGACGCTGCTGTCCGATTGGCCCTGGGAGCCGACTGTCGCGATCTCACAGGACACTCCCCTGGCGCAGGCGGTTCCACTCCTGACAGCGCATCACGCACTGCTGGTCATGAATGCTGCGGGTCATCCGACAGGCTATCTGGACCGAAGCACCGTGCTGAACGCCGTTTTTTCCTCGTATGAAGTGCTCGAGGCCTACTTTCAGACGATGATCAAAACGATGGACGCCTCCATTTCCGTCATCGATGAAGAGACAAAGATCGTAGTCTGGACAGAGGGAGCGGAGCGCATCTTTTCCTTGAGAAGCAAAGACGTGCTCAGCCATCCCATCACCGACTTTTTCCCGCTCGACATGCTGGAGACGCTCAAATCGCTCACCACCGGACAGTCCGTCTACCGTCACCAGCACCAGCCTCGCGAAGACCTGGTCGTCCTGATCAATACAAACCCCATTTACCTGCACGACAAGATCATCGGAGCAGTGGCCGCCGAAACGGACATTACGAGCCAGGTGCGGCTCAATCAGGAGCTGCTCAACGTCAACAAGAAAGTGCTTCATTTGCAGCAGGAAATGGCCCGAATGAGCCCTGCAGCCGACCCCTTCCAGCCGATCAAGGGAACCAGTCAGGCGATTCGCCAGATCAAAGGAATGATTCAAAAGCTGAAGGCAACCCAAGCCACTGTCCTGATCCTGGGGGAAAGCGGTGTCGGGAAGGAGCTGTTCGCCAAAGCGGTGCACGACGTGCGGGAAGGTCCGGACGCCCCGTTTATCGCCATCAACTGCGGAGCGATTTCGCCGACGCTGTTCGAGAGCGAGCTGTTCGGCTATGAAAAAGGGGCTTTTTCCGGTGCGGATCAAAAAGGGAAAAAAGGGATGATCGAGCTGGCGCGCGGGGGGACACTGTTTCTGGATGAGGTCGGAGAAATGCCGCTGGACATGCAGGTGAAGCTGCTGCGCGTGCTGCAGGAGAAAAAATACTATCCCGTAGGCGGCACGAGGCAGATCGAAGCCGACTTCCGCATCGTCGCCGCCACGAATAAAAATCTCGAGGAACTGGTGAAGGAAGGAAAGTTTCGCGAGGACCTGTTCTACCGCATCAATGTGGTGACCTTGAAAATTCCTCCGCTGCGAGAGCGCATCGAGGATACGATCGAACTGGCGCATTTTTTCCTCTACGAATTTTCTTTACGCTACAATCGTCCCATTCATGCCATTTCGCAGAACGTCATGCAAAATTTGCTGCAATACGACTGGCCCGGCAATATCCGCGAGCTGAGAAACGCCATCGAGCGTCTGGTGGTGTTTGCGACCGACGGGACGATCAAGGAAGAAGACTTGCCGTATTCCCTGCAAGGCGGGCATAAGCCCTCGCCGCCTCCATTGCCGGGCGAGCTGATTTCGCTGCAAGCGGAGCTCGAGGCGCATGAACGCCGCGTCATTTTGCGGGCGATCGAGCTGGAGAACGGAAACAAGCAGGCCGCGGCCAAGCGGCTCGGGATTTCCCGGGCGACGCTTTATAACAAGTTGAATAAGTAGCAAAAAAGCAGCCTCCTCCAGGCTGCTTTTTCTCACTTCACTACCCCTACTTTCGGAAAAAAAACGAGAAAAGACGCCGATAGACGATGCGACGGTGGCTTCCCCTTCTGGGGGGCAGCGCCTCTGACAAAATGCGGACCCATTCCATGGTTGATTCCTCCTTTGTCTGATGGACGTGCAGCCTTCCACGCTCCTACGCACCCAGGTACGCTTTTACGATGGACTCGTCGCTGCGGAGCACTTCCGCCGTATTTTCCATGACGATCCGTCCCGTCTCGAGCACGTAGCCTCGGTGGGCCAGGCGCAAAGCGGCCTTGGCGTTTTGTTCGATCAAAAGGACCGTCGTTCCTTGCTGGTTGATTTCCTTTATGATTTGCATGATCTCTTGCACAATGATCGGGGCGAGCCCCATAGACGGTTCATCCAGCATCAGGAGCTTGGGGCGGGCCATGAGACCCCGGCAGATCGCCAGCATTTGCTGTTCCCCGCCGCTGAGTGTGCCCCCGAGCTGTCCGCTGCGCTCCCTCAACCTGGGAAACAAGGTAAAGGCCCGTTCGATTCCTTCCGCGATAAACGCCCTGTCTTTTCTCTGTGTGAATCCGCCCAGCTCCAGATTTTCGCGGACGGTCAGGCCGGCGAAGATGCGGCGTCCTTCCGGCACGTGAACGACGCCTGCCTCCACGATCTGATGGGGGGACTTGCCGACGAGGCTGTTCCCCTCCAGGCGGATGTCGCCGCCCCCGGGGGAAACGAGTCCGGAGATGGTTTTGAGCGTCGTGCTTTTCCCGGCTCCGTTGCTTCCTAGCAAAGCGACAATCTCTCCCTGTCGCACCTCGAGGCTGATCCCTTTCAGCGCCTCGATCTTCCCGTAAAACGAATGCACGTCATGGATCGTCAGGAGGGCGCTCATCCGACCTCCTCCTTCCCGAGGTAAGCCTCAACCACACGGGGATCGTTCAGGACGTCTTGAGGCGATCCCTCGGCGATTTTTTGTCCGTAGTCGAGCACGATGACCCGATCCGAGATTTTCTTGATCAGGCCCATGTCGTGCTCGATGATGACTACCGTCAGCAGGTAGACATCGCGGATGCGCCGGATCAGGGCGATGAGGTTTTCTTTCTCCTCGTAGTTCAATCCTGCAGCCGGCTCATCCAAAAGCAGCACGCGCGGCTTCGTCGCCAGCGCCCTGGCGATCTCCAGGTAGCGCTGTGCCCCGTACGGCAAATGTTTGGCGATGCGCTGGGCGTATTCGCTGATGCCGACGAACTGCAGACAAGCCATAGCCGTCTCTTCGATCAGCTGTTCTTCCTGCCTTTGGGCCCGCGTCCGCCACAGCGCTCCCCACACCGCCTGACTGGTGCGGCTGTGCATGCCCGACTTGACGTTGTCCAGTACCGTCAGATTGGGAAACAGCCGCAGGTTCTGAAACGTGCGGGCCATCCCCAATCGAGTGATCTGGCTCGGCTTTTTGCCCACGAGGTTTTCGTCGTCCAGCAGGATTTGTCCGGCGGTCGGCCGGTAGAAGCCCGTTACCATGTTAAATACGGAGGTTTTCCCCGCACCGTTCGGCCCGATGACGCTGGTGATGGAGCCCTCCTCGACAGCAAAGCTCAAATCGCTCACCGCCGTCAAGCCGCCGAACTTAAGCGTTATATTTGTGAGTGTCAAGGCCGACTTCGACATCGACTTCGTCCCCCTTTCGCGCCCTCTGTCCCTTGCGCCCGGAGGCCTTGACCCTTTCGTAGCTGGCAGGCCACAAGCCTTGGGGACGGAACAGCATCATGGCGACCAGCGCGGCGCCGAAGATCACATAGCGCCAATCCTCCACGGAGCGCAGCAGCTCGGGCAGCGCGATGACGAGCACCGCTCCCAGCACCACGCCAGGGATGCTGCCGAGTCCGCCAAGAACGACCGCGAGCAATATCATAATCGACTGTGTAAAGCTAAAGCTGAGCGGAGCGATGGCGCTCATCTTGACGGCGAAAATGGAGCCCGCCATGCTCCCGATCACCGCCCCGATCGAGTACGCAAGCAGCTTCATGTTGATGCGATTGATCCCCATCGCCTCTGCCGCATCCTCGTCTTCCCGAATGTACATCCACGCCCTGCCCAGCCGCGACGACCCCAGCCTCCTGACGGCAAGCACGGCGAGCACGGCTACGATCAGGATCAAATAGTAAAAATCCAGCTGCCCTCCCAGCACATACCCCCCGATGGAGGGACGGGGAATGCCGTAGATCCCGGACGCGGAGCCGGTGATGCTCAGATTGATCGCCAGGATGCGGATGATTTCTCCAAAGCCGAGCGTGACGATCGCCAGGTAATCGCTGCGCAGCCGAAGAGTAGGCGCTCCTACGATGACACCCACTACCGCCGCAAACACCATGGCCACCGGCAAGGTCAACCAGAACGACCAATGGTAGACGGTCATCAAAATCCCCGTCGTATACGCTCCTACCGCGAAAAAAGCAGCGTAGCCGAGGTCCAGCAGCCCGGCAAAGCCGACGACGACGTTCAGGCCCTGGGCGAGCACCACGTAAAACAGGGCCAATGTCGCGACATCGAGCCAGTAATTGTTTGACAAAAAGGGAAGCAGGCAAAGGGCGACCAGCAAGAGGGGGATACCGAGCTTTTTTGATGGGAGTCTCATCCGCTACATCCTCTCTGTTACTTTCTCGCCCATGATGCCGGTCGGTTTCAGCACCAGGATCAGGATCAAGAGGGAAAAGGCGACGACATCCTTCCATGAGCCGCCAAACACAAAGGTCCCTGCCGTCTCCATCAGCCCGAGCAACAGACCGCCCAGCATCGCTCCCGGGATGCTGCCGATGCCTCCCAGCACTGCCGCCGTGAATGCTTTGAGCCCGATGATGAAGCCCATCATGAAATTGACCGTGCCGTAGTACGCACCTGCCATCGTACCCGCTCCGGCAGCCAGGGAAGCGCCGATGAAGAAGGTCAGGCCGATCACCCTGTGGACGTTGATGCCCATGAGATGGCAGGCTGTCTGGTCGTGGGCGATCGCACGCATCGCTTTTCCGTACAAGGTCCGGTTAATGAACAAATGCAAGCCGAGCATCAGGAGGGCGGAGATGAGCACCAGACCGAGCTGCGTATAGGTGATCTGGGCTCCGAAGACGTTCCAGCCGTCATGGGAAAGCTGCAGCGGATATACCTGGTACTGCGCTCCCCACACGATCATCGAGCCGTTTTCCAAAAAGAGCGATACGCCGATCGCCGTAATCAGGATGGACAGCCGGGGGGCGAGCAGCAACGGCCGGTAAGCCACCCGCTCGATCCCCATCCCGACCACCCCGACGATCGCCATCGTGAGCAGCAGCACGACGGCGATGCCCATGAGTCCGGTGCCGGAGCCGTTTCCGCTGATGAGACTAAGCAGGCTGTATCCGACGAATGCCCCTAGCATGTACAGGTCGCCATGTGCGAAGTTGAGCAATTTGATGATGCCAAAAACCATGGTATAGCCCAGAGCGATCAGGCTGTAAAAAGCGCCGATCACCAAACCGTCTGCCAGCGTCTGAACCAGAATGTCCATGCGTCCACCTTCCTTTCGCGATTATTTGGCGAGCGAAAACTTGCCGCCTGCCACTTTCAGAACCGCAAAGTTGGAAGTGTCCAGGGTGTTCTGGGCGTTGAAGGAGATCGTCTGACCGAGGGCTTTGAAGTCTTTCGTTTCCTTGATCGCTTTTTTCAGCGCATCGTGGTCGGTGGAGTTGGCGCGCTTCAGTGCATCGGCAAGCAGGTTGACGGCGTTGTAGCTGAGCGCGGAGAAAGGTCCGGGAGCCAGGTTGTTGTACGTTTGCTTGTACTCGCTGGTGAACGCTTCCGCCCCTTCGATAAACTCGGCTGTCGGGGTCGCGGTGATCAGCAGCCCTTCCGCATTGTCGGTCCCGGCGATCTTGATGATGTCTTCGCTAAACGATCCGTCGCCGACCATGAACAAGCCGGATACTCCTTTTTGCCTGAACTGCTTGAGCAAAAGTCCTCCCGCCGCGTAGTAGCCAGTGAAATAGGTGGCATCCGGACCGATTCCCTTCAGCTTGGTGACGAGGGCGCTGAAATCTTTTTCCTCGGGGTTGATGGCTTCGTACGCCACGACGGAGCCGCCCGCCTTTTCGACCGCCGCTTTGGCGAAATCGGCCAAGTCTTTGGCATAGGCCGAGTTGTCGTGAATCAGCGCGACTTTTTTCGCCTGATTGGCTGCCATGTAATCCGCAGCCGTCTGGGCCTGGTCTGGCGTCAGGCCATTGATCAGAAACAGGGTGTCATAGCCTTGGGCAGGCAGCTTGGCAGAGTTGGCGGCAGGGACTATCATCGGAATATTCGCATTTTTAAAGACGCCGGAAGATGGCAGCGTCGCACCAGAGCAGTAGCCTCCCACGACAGCCACCACGTTTTGCGAGACGAGCTTGTTTGCCGCCGTCGTCGCCATTTGCGGATCGCATCCGTCATCCGCCACCTCGATTTTCAGCTTCTTCCCGAGTACCCCGCCGCTGTCGTTCACCTTTTTGACCGCCATCTCGATGGCGTTCTGCATGTCCTTTCCATCCGTAGCGTTGTTGCCCGTCACAGGCAGGAGCACCCCGACCAGGATTTCATCCCCGCCAGCCGTCCCCGACGACTGTCCTTGATTCGCACAACCCGCCACGGCAAGCGAAAGTGCCAACAATGCTGCCGTAATCGCGCTTCTCCATTTTTTCATACCCATCCCCCCGCATGAATATTATTCGATGGACGCCCATTTCCAGTCGATTGCGCCCAGGCCGTCCTGGAAAACACCTTTGACCTTGTCGTTTTTCACCCAAGTATGTGTATAGAAGTAAATCGGCATGATCGGCATTTCGTCCATCATGATTTGTTCGGCTTCGCGCAGCAGCGTCTTGCGCTTTTCCGCATCCCCCTCTGTCGCCGACTGGTTCAGCAGCTCCTTGAACCTCGGATTTTCCCAGCGCGTGTCGTTGTTTCCTCCGTTCTTGTCCTTGAACAGCTCCAGGAAGTTGATCGGATCGTTGAAATCTCCCGACCAGCCCAGGCGGCCTACCTGGTAGTTCCCTTCGTGCAGGGTTTCGAGGTAGACTTTCCACTCCTGGTTTTCCAGCTTCACTTCTGCCCCCAGATTTTTCCGCCATTGATCCTGAATGGCCTCCGCGATCTTTTTATGGACATCCGACGTGTTGTAGACGAGCTTGATTGGAGGCAGCTTGGTCATTCCCAGCTCCTGAAGCCCTTCGGCCAGCAGCTTTTTGGCTGTCTCCTGGTCGTTGTCCTTGAAATAGCCGTCCTGGCTCAGCGCCATCGTCGGCGGCACAGCGGCCATCGCTGGCTGTTCATTGGCCTGCAGGACATTGTCGATCAGCGCTTGCCGATTGATGGAATAGGCAAAGGCTTTTCGGATTTTCACATTGTTGAACGGAGGTTTCTCTGTATTGAATTTATACCAGTACGTAGCGCCCACCGGCTTGACCTGCAGCTTTCCGCTGTCTTTCATGGCGGGCATCGCATCGATCGGCAGGGTGCTCATCGGCGAACCGGCCCAATCGATTTCCCCGTTTTCAAACATGGACAGCTCGGTGTTTTCATCCTCGACCATGGAGAAGTCGATCTCGTCCAGCTTCACGCTGTCCTTGTCCCAATAGTTGTCGTTTTTGACGAGTACCAGCTTGCTCTTGTGCTCCCACTTTTCCATCTTGAATGGACCGTTGCCCAAATGCGTCTTTGCGTCTGATGCCCAGTTCGGATTTGCCTCGATAAGCTTTTTATTTACCGGGAAATACGTTTGGAAAGCGGTCAACTCCAGGAAGAAGGGAGTCGGGTTTTCCAGTTCCACTTGCAGCGTCTTGTCGTCAATGGCTTTCACCCCTACGTCTTCCAGCGAGCCCTGGCCTTTATTCGCTTTCTCCGCATTCTTGATGTAGTAGAGCTGGTAGGCGTAGTTGGAGGCTGTCTTCGGATCCAGCGCCCGCTTCCAGGCGTACTCGAAATCGTGCGCGGTAACCGGCTCGCCATTGCTCCACTTGGAATCGCGCAAGGTGAAGGTGTACGTTTTCAGATCCTTTGATACGTCGATTTTCTCCGCGACAGCTTCTGCCGGTTTTCCGTCGGGTCCGATTCTCGTCAGTCCGTCGAAGAGTGCCTTCGTAATCGCAGCCGATGTCGTGTCCTCGGCCAGACCCGGGTCTGCGCTCGGCGGCTCGGAATGCAGATTCCACCGCAAGACTTGCTTCGTTTTCGGCTTTTCTGCCGGGGCAGGCTGCGGTGCTCCCTGCTGCTGCGCTTGTCCTTGTGGCTGCTCCGCGGGCTTGGCGGCCGGCTGTCCTCCGCATCCGGCCAAGGCAGCTCCCAGCATGGCTATACCGCCGATGAGCGCAAAGATACTTTTTTTCAAGCGATCAACCCCTCATTCTATCGTTTGCAACTTTCGCAATTTACAGAAAAATGCAAGAGGTGTGCCAAACCGGAGCAGACCGAAACCTGCCGATATTTGAAGCAGGTGTATCAATCCTTTTACACTATGCTGTCTAGTGTCTTGAAAGCTAGACAGCCGTGCAAGTAGAAACCTGGCTACGCCATCCCTTTTGGCGGAGCCGCTTTCCCTTATACCGGACAGGAATTGGATGCATTTCTCTCCAAAAAAATAACCCTTGACTGCCATGCATCCGTCAAGGGTTTTACGCTTCGCTTTTGTCTACAGGATGATCAAATCGCGCGGTGAATGGGTCAGCACTTCATTGCCTTCCTCCGTTACCACGATGTCGTCTTCGATTCGCACGCCACCAAGGTCCGGGATGTAGATTCCCGGTTCCACCGTCAGCACCATGCCTGGCTGAATGGTCGCCGTGCAGCGCGTGGACATGAACGGCTCTTCGTGAAT
Proteins encoded:
- a CDS encoding aldehyde dehydrogenase family protein codes for the protein MQSKNWIGGEWITPSGSEMTVQNPSRTAEEIGIVHFSDRSHVLAAEQAARDAQKQWAQMTGAARGEILYQMAAALESHADELARLASREMGKQIGEMRGEVARGVSLLRYYAGEGMRANGNVIPSADTNVLQFTRRVPLGVVAVITPWNFPVAIPIWKIAPALILGNSVIWKPAENSSLTATRLAELFAETRLPAGVLNLVIGRGKEVGAALTEEAAVDAVSFTGSSATGRQVAIACAGRNIKYQTEMGGKNAAVVLADADLDKTVPILLSGAFKSAGQKCTATSRIIAEKAIYEKLAERLQQAISSCLAGDALDPAAYLGPVASVEQYEKVNKYMGVANEEARLVAQSPATDIAEQGYFIRPTIVEGVEASHPLVQQEVFGPLAVMLPADDFTEAVELCNQTVYGLSASLFTRDLAKAHLFLERAQAGMVRVNQETAGVEYQAPFGGMKQSSSHTREQGQAALEFYSEVKTCAIKYAW
- a CDS encoding dihydrodipicolinate synthase family protein, whose amino-acid sequence is MTKFAGVYVAIVTPFTNDYEVDYKRLTELCEWLIQEGVDGLVPSGSLGEYATMTAEERAKVIQTVITAAKGRVPVVVGSAAPSTRQAVEWVQFSKDAGAAGVMALPPINYKPLLPEVFAHYEALNTVGLPIIAYNNPHDYKIDLTPDILAELAKLENVVAVKEFSGDVRRMQDILAQTDLEVMVGVDDLVMEGALIGATGWIAGVPNALPKEGVEIFRLARAGKLEEAQALYRRLLPLFHYDASPQLVQSIKYMMELAGFPVGPTRPPRLPLPQDYYAGIKKAFDNAVGTAAGK
- a CDS encoding FAD-dependent oxidoreductase: MTVPTQSHAEIAVIGGGIIGGAIAYYAAKSGLDVVVLEKGELAAGTSSRCDGNILAIDKDPGFDSQMSLKSQMLVEELSRELEHSFEYRAPGSILVCETEAEMEAAEEWVRRQKEAGLPFRMLDRADIRQESPYFADDLLGGLECATDSTVNPYLLTFALFEGAKKHGARIRQRTEVKTVRRDQATGTFHLETDSGSFTAKQVVNAAGVWAPLVGQMVGVDIPIHPRKGHLIVASRQKPVGLRKVMEFGYLISKFGGQRQVDEETEKYGVALVFEPTESQNFLIGSSRQFVGFDTKVDLNVVRCMARRALRYYPKIADFAVIRTYCGLRPWTEDHLPIVSRVEEVPGYFIAAGHEGDGISLAAVTGKLVSEMLHGKSDTIIPTEPLRHDRFTQKGVLHR
- a CDS encoding sigma 54-interacting transcriptional regulator; this translates as MKHQLPDIAKIMQSNFCVCQLDELAFVDAKDNLFVFVQADSRWHAAPAARLTAENRTLLSDWPWEPTVAISQDTPLAQAVPLLTAHHALLVMNAAGHPTGYLDRSTVLNAVFSSYEVLEAYFQTMIKTMDASISVIDEETKIVVWTEGAERIFSLRSKDVLSHPITDFFPLDMLETLKSLTTGQSVYRHQHQPREDLVVLINTNPIYLHDKIIGAVAAETDITSQVRLNQELLNVNKKVLHLQQEMARMSPAADPFQPIKGTSQAIRQIKGMIQKLKATQATVLILGESGVGKELFAKAVHDVREGPDAPFIAINCGAISPTLFESELFGYEKGAFSGADQKGKKGMIELARGGTLFLDEVGEMPLDMQVKLLRVLQEKKYYPVGGTRQIEADFRIVAATNKNLEELVKEGKFREDLFYRINVVTLKIPPLRERIEDTIELAHFFLYEFSLRYNRPIHAISQNVMQNLLQYDWPGNIRELRNAIERLVVFATDGTIKEEDLPYSLQGGHKPSPPPLPGELISLQAELEAHERRVILRAIELENGNKQAAAKRLGISRATLYNKLNK
- a CDS encoding ABC transporter ATP-binding protein; translated protein: MSALLTIHDVHSFYGKIEALKGISLEVRQGEIVALLGSNGAGKSTTLKTISGLVSPGGGDIRLEGNSLVGKSPHQIVEAGVVHVPEGRRIFAGLTVRENLELGGFTQRKDRAFIAEGIERAFTLFPRLRERSGQLGGTLSGGEQQMLAICRGLMARPKLLMLDEPSMGLAPIIVQEIMQIIKEINQQGTTVLLIEQNAKAALRLAHRGYVLETGRIVMENTAEVLRSDESIVKAYLGA